One window of the Allosaccharopolyspora coralli genome contains the following:
- a CDS encoding DUF488 domain-containing protein, with translation MVEVLTFGHGTATQEEMIRLLHDAEVAEVVDVRSAPGSRRNPHVAKAALEEWLPAHDVGYRWEPRLGGFRKLPPDSPDRLWRNDSFRAYAAHMRTPDFVDAARELVEDSATHRVTIMCSETVWWRCHRRMIADFLHVAHDVLVRHLMHDGTMPEHEPLSGVRTRADGLLVYD, from the coding sequence ATGGTCGAGGTTTTGACGTTCGGTCACGGCACCGCCACACAGGAGGAAATGATCCGTCTGCTGCACGATGCGGAGGTAGCCGAGGTGGTTGATGTGCGTTCCGCCCCCGGCAGCCGCCGCAATCCACACGTGGCCAAAGCCGCGCTCGAAGAGTGGCTTCCCGCGCACGACGTCGGCTACCGCTGGGAGCCGCGTCTGGGCGGGTTTCGCAAGCTGCCGCCGGACTCGCCGGACCGGTTGTGGCGCAACGACTCGTTCCGGGCGTATGCCGCGCACATGCGGACACCTGATTTCGTCGACGCCGCGCGGGAACTCGTCGAGGACTCCGCTACTCACCGCGTCACGATCATGTGCAGTGAAACCGTGTGGTGGCGCTGTCACCGACGCATGATCGCCGACTTTCTCCACGTCGCACACGACGTCCTGGTACGCCACCTGATGCACGACGGAACGATGCCCGAACACGAGCCACTCAGCGGCGTCCGGACCCGCGCCGACGGCCTGCTCGTCTACGACTGA
- a CDS encoding DUF6480 family protein — MPPDDRRSEHEAPGPDPIVTPGLDPGGGVPPGETPPAEGGLSGVSHQESGPTRGLHVVTTVFVFVVAVAVAGFIAGHVFGLL; from the coding sequence ATGCCGCCCGACGACCGACGTTCCGAACACGAGGCACCCGGTCCAGATCCCATCGTCACCCCTGGCCTGGACCCCGGCGGCGGCGTGCCTCCGGGTGAAACCCCGCCTGCCGAGGGAGGACTGTCCGGTGTCTCGCATCAGGAAAGTGGACCGACCCGCGGCTTGCACGTGGTCACCACCGTGTTCGTGTTCGTGGTCGCGGTGGCCGTCGCCGGTTTCATCGCCGGACACGTCTTCGGGCTCCTCTGA